From the Bacillus tuaregi genome, one window contains:
- a CDS encoding MerR family transcriptional regulator, which produces MLINEVCKKCSLTKKAIYYYEKHGLLQPKVEENGYRNYTDQDIAILKEIFVLRSLGLTISDIKKVLASSNKAAALLQYKYLMDVKQQRIQEQQKCLEQLIQNYSVDKAKEYIEKNLNLTLTIKEKLVRSFPGVYGLYLAIHFGPFLNEKIDSPEKEKAYANMIHFLDHVCIIRELEESLEGIMPLMEQEDIENMNTALLSAVEDLDSYLAINQQKIETYIQFRGSTEFKSTPVYRLQQLLQELQESSGYYENFINNLKILSRSYFEYMEKLEKMNKSFLERYPQTSLW; this is translated from the coding sequence ATGCTTATAAACGAGGTTTGTAAAAAATGCTCCTTAACGAAAAAGGCCATATACTATTATGAAAAACATGGCCTTCTTCAACCTAAAGTTGAAGAAAACGGCTATCGAAACTATACTGATCAAGATATTGCCATATTAAAGGAAATATTTGTTCTAAGAAGCTTGGGATTAACGATTTCTGACATCAAAAAAGTTCTTGCCAGCAGTAACAAAGCAGCAGCACTGTTACAGTACAAATATTTAATGGATGTAAAGCAACAAAGAATACAAGAACAGCAAAAATGCTTAGAGCAGTTAATTCAAAACTACAGTGTGGATAAGGCAAAAGAATATATTGAAAAGAACCTTAACCTTACTTTAACCATAAAAGAAAAATTAGTTCGGTCTTTTCCTGGAGTATACGGTTTGTACTTGGCCATTCATTTCGGTCCATTTCTTAATGAAAAAATTGATAGTCCGGAGAAGGAAAAGGCCTATGCAAACATGATTCATTTTCTGGACCATGTTTGCATAATCAGAGAATTGGAAGAATCTTTAGAAGGTATCATGCCCTTAATGGAGCAGGAGGATATCGAAAATATGAATACTGCTCTGCTAAGCGCAGTCGAGGATTTAGATAGCTATCTGGCTATAAATCAACAGAAGATTGAAACATATATTCAATTTCGTGGTTCAACAGAATTTAAGTCAACACCAGTATATCGATTACAACAATTGTTACAAGAGCTTCAAGAAAGCAGTGGTTACTATGAAAATTTTATTAATAACTTAAAAATATTAAGCCGTTCCTATTTTGAGTATATGGAAAAACTGGAAAAGATGAATAAAAGCTTTCTTGAAAGATATCCACAAACATCTCTATGGTAA
- a CDS encoding MaoC family dehydratase — translation MALYLEDLHVGDTFISEKYHLSADKIKSFAREFDPQVFHCDEDLAEDTFFKGLAASGWHTAAITMRLLTESLPFAHGVIGAGVEINWPQPTRPNDILYVKSKIKEMKTSKSKPNQAIVFVECETINQHDEVCQTLVAKLLSFSRKED, via the coding sequence ATGGCGCTTTATCTAGAAGATTTACATGTAGGTGATACTTTTATTAGTGAAAAATACCATTTAAGTGCGGACAAGATTAAAAGCTTTGCTCGTGAGTTTGATCCTCAGGTTTTCCACTGTGATGAGGATCTAGCAGAAGATACTTTTTTCAAAGGTTTAGCTGCGAGCGGTTGGCATACGGCAGCGATTACAATGAGACTGTTGACGGAAAGCTTGCCCTTTGCACATGGAGTTATTGGAGCAGGGGTAGAGATTAACTGGCCACAGCCAACACGACCAAATGATATTTTATATGTTAAAAGCAAGATTAAAGAAATGAAAACTTCGAAATCAAAGCCAAACCAAGCGATTGTATTTGTAGAGTGCGAGACAATTAATCAACACGATGAGGTTTGTCAAACTTTGGTGGCAAAACTATTAAGCTTTAGCAGGAAGGAGGATTAG
- a CDS encoding DUF1697 domain-containing protein has product MVYVALLRGINVGGKNKIDMKLLKQMFERVGMQDVVTYINTGNIIFFNKEHSKAELASMLEEAICKGFGLKIKVVIRSVDEVKVIIRAIPETWKNDKEMSSDVMFLWDEIDDETVLESLVIKQEIDTVTYVPGAILWSVDKKNVTRSGKSKIIGSKIYKQVTVRNVNTARKIYEMMQAQNR; this is encoded by the coding sequence ATGGTTTATGTTGCACTTCTTCGGGGCATTAATGTAGGCGGAAAAAATAAAATAGATATGAAGCTGCTCAAACAAATGTTTGAACGAGTTGGAATGCAGGATGTGGTGACATACATCAATACAGGTAATATTATTTTTTTCAATAAAGAGCATTCAAAAGCCGAACTTGCCAGTATGCTGGAAGAAGCGATATGTAAGGGTTTTGGGTTAAAGATTAAAGTAGTCATTCGTAGTGTTGATGAAGTGAAAGTAATCATTCGGGCTATTCCTGAGACATGGAAAAATGACAAAGAAATGTCAAGTGATGTCATGTTTCTTTGGGATGAAATTGATGATGAAACGGTACTGGAGAGTTTGGTCATTAAACAAGAGATTGATACGGTAACATATGTCCCCGGTGCCATCCTATGGTCGGTCGACAAGAAGAATGTGACTAGAAGTGGAAAGTCAAAAATTATTGGATCGAAGATATATAAGCAAGTTACAGTTAGAAATGTCAATACCGCTCGTAAGATATATGAAATGATGCAAGCGCAAAACCGTTAG
- a CDS encoding TetR/AcrR family transcriptional regulator, translating into MPKMVNHEEKKKLIAEAAWNIIKKVGIEKASIRRVAVEAGMSAGALRHYFSTQDEMLLFIMNYYLEEGKRRSQDKDWSENPLQAVEEVLLELVPIDEEKKIETSVWWIFALRSLTSDTLKEKKEEMTNGTYQLAHSMIELLVLKGILSDSVDVEVETYRLSALLEGLSIHALLRSDIYSAEKVKEVIHYHLATICHNSQ; encoded by the coding sequence ATGCCAAAAATGGTGAATCATGAGGAAAAGAAGAAGTTAATTGCTGAGGCAGCTTGGAACATTATTAAGAAAGTAGGGATTGAGAAAGCGTCAATTCGAAGAGTGGCCGTTGAAGCAGGGATGTCAGCGGGTGCGTTAAGACATTATTTTTCAACACAGGATGAAATGTTATTATTTATTATGAATTACTACCTAGAGGAAGGGAAAAGACGCTCACAAGATAAAGATTGGTCAGAAAACCCATTGCAGGCTGTTGAGGAGGTTTTATTAGAGCTTGTACCCATTGACGAAGAAAAGAAAATTGAAACGAGTGTCTGGTGGATTTTCGCGCTTCGTTCCCTTACAAGTGATACATTAAAAGAAAAAAAAGAGGAAATGACGAACGGTACGTATCAATTAGCCCATTCCATGATCGAGCTACTCGTTTTAAAAGGGATTTTATCGGATTCCGTTGATGTAGAAGTAGAAACGTATAGATTATCGGCATTGCTTGAAGGCCTGTCCATCCATGCTTTGTTAAGGTCTGATATATACTCTGCGGAAAAGGTGAAGGAAGTCATCCATTATCATTTAGCTACAATTTGTCATAATAGTCAATAG
- a CDS encoding ATP-binding cassette domain-containing protein, with protein MEQEFIEVVNGRENNLKNIHVQIPKGKITIFTGVSGSGKSSIVFDTIAQEAGRQLNETFSSFARQFLPKYRRPEADEMNNLSTAIIVDQKRLGGNARSTLGTVTDINSLLRLLFSRFAEPQIGFSNAYSFNDPTGMCPDCEGIGRTITLNLDAALDKEKSLNEGAILLPGFGPGTWQWKAYAESGFFDNDKKIKDYSKEEYEKLVYAEEEKVTVSYMNGEINTTYEGLALRFMRQNVNRDKDTSKAAEKKLKEFTTTGTCLSCHGTRYNEKVLSSKIQGYSIYDLTAIQLNVLIDVLQSFDLPNAKPILNGMIERVKNLCDIGLSYLTLTRETPTLSGGESQRVKMVKYLSSNLTGLMYIFDEPSTGLHPRDVYRLNELLVKLRDKGNTVLVVEHDPDVIQIADHIIDVGPKAGAGGGRIMFSGSYEGLLSSDTLTAQYLNKKMDINPNPRPVNEFLESQKSSLHNLKNISMRVPKGVFTVVTGVAGSGKSTLVNEVFAKDFPESIRIDQNQVHGNIRSNPATFSGIMNSIRKAFADANNVESGLFSYNSKGACETCGGTGTIELNMSFMDKVVIECSDCKGNRYKQEVLQYLYKEKSIVDIMEMSVADALEFFEAKDIKRQLKSMDTVGLGYLSLGQPLNTLSGGESQRLKLAKELNKKGNIYILDEPTTGLHLSDVSNILHIIDQLVKKGNTVIVIEHHLDVIRNSDWIIDLGPDGGTGGGEILYEGPPEGLKSCDCSVTAKYI; from the coding sequence ATGGAACAGGAATTTATAGAAGTCGTTAATGGAAGAGAAAATAATCTGAAAAATATTCATGTACAAATCCCAAAGGGGAAAATCACGATTTTTACTGGGGTATCTGGTTCAGGAAAGTCATCGATTGTTTTTGATACCATTGCACAGGAAGCTGGACGCCAGTTAAATGAGACCTTCAGTAGCTTTGCCCGTCAATTTCTGCCGAAATATAGAAGGCCAGAAGCAGATGAAATGAATAATCTATCGACAGCAATTATCGTCGACCAAAAACGACTTGGCGGAAATGCAAGATCAACCCTTGGAACGGTGACTGACATAAATTCTTTGTTAAGACTATTATTTTCTCGTTTTGCCGAGCCACAGATAGGCTTTAGTAACGCCTATTCCTTCAATGATCCTACGGGGATGTGTCCTGATTGTGAAGGGATTGGCAGGACGATTACGTTAAATTTGGATGCAGCCTTAGATAAGGAAAAGTCCTTGAATGAAGGGGCGATTCTACTTCCCGGCTTTGGACCTGGCACCTGGCAATGGAAAGCCTACGCGGAATCAGGCTTCTTTGATAATGATAAAAAAATCAAAGATTATTCTAAAGAAGAATATGAAAAGTTGGTCTATGCCGAAGAGGAAAAAGTCACAGTCAGTTATATGAATGGGGAGATTAATACTACATATGAAGGCTTGGCTCTTAGATTTATGCGACAAAATGTCAATCGGGATAAAGATACCTCTAAAGCTGCTGAAAAGAAGCTGAAAGAATTTACGACAACGGGGACATGCCTCAGCTGCCATGGAACTCGTTACAATGAGAAGGTACTGTCCTCCAAAATCCAGGGATACTCCATCTACGACCTGACAGCGATACAGCTAAATGTGCTCATTGATGTACTTCAATCCTTTGATCTACCAAATGCTAAACCGATCTTGAATGGAATGATTGAGCGAGTCAAAAATCTTTGTGATATTGGATTAAGCTATTTAACCTTAACAAGGGAAACGCCGACCTTATCTGGCGGAGAGTCCCAAAGGGTTAAAATGGTAAAATATCTATCAAGCAACCTGACAGGATTAATGTACATATTTGATGAACCAAGCACAGGGCTTCATCCACGGGATGTCTATCGTTTAAATGAATTATTAGTTAAGCTTCGTGATAAAGGGAATACGGTACTAGTTGTGGAGCATGATCCAGATGTAATCCAGATTGCCGACCATATTATCGATGTGGGTCCGAAGGCGGGGGCTGGCGGAGGAAGAATTATGTTTAGTGGTAGCTACGAGGGACTACTATCCTCGGATACGCTCACTGCTCAGTATTTAAACAAGAAAATGGACATCAATCCCAACCCAAGACCTGTGAACGAGTTTTTGGAAAGTCAAAAGAGCAGCCTTCACAATTTAAAAAATATTAGCATGCGCGTACCTAAAGGGGTGTTTACGGTGGTAACCGGTGTAGCGGGTTCTGGTAAAAGTACCCTTGTAAATGAAGTGTTCGCAAAGGATTTTCCAGAATCGATTCGAATTGACCAAAATCAGGTACATGGTAACATCCGCTCCAACCCGGCAACCTTTTCCGGCATTATGAATTCGATTCGTAAAGCCTTTGCAGATGCAAATAATGTAGAAAGTGGGTTATTCAGCTATAACTCAAAGGGAGCCTGTGAAACCTGTGGCGGGACGGGCACCATTGAGCTTAATATGTCTTTTATGGATAAAGTCGTTATTGAATGTAGTGATTGTAAGGGCAACCGTTACAAGCAGGAGGTATTGCAATACTTATATAAGGAAAAAAGTATTGTCGATATTATGGAGATGTCTGTCGCGGATGCACTGGAATTTTTTGAAGCAAAGGACATTAAGAGACAGCTGAAAAGCATGGATACTGTGGGCCTTGGATATCTTTCCTTAGGTCAACCGCTAAACACATTATCTGGGGGAGAAAGTCAAAGACTGAAGCTCGCAAAGGAATTAAATAAAAAGGGCAATATCTATATATTAGATGAACCCACCACTGGATTGCATTTATCAGATGTCTCGAACATACTGCACATTATCGATCAATTAGTGAAAAAGGGCAATACCGTCATTGTCATTGAGCATCACCTTGACGTCATTCGAAACAGCGATTGGATCATTGATTTAGGTCCTGATGGCGGTACAGGCGGTGGAGAAATCCTATATGAAGGTCCGCCAGAAGGTCTAAAGAGTTGTGATTGTTCGGTAACTGCGAAGTATATTTAG
- a CDS encoding PH domain-containing protein produces the protein MAATQGILEWTLISECPIPNDVDDLLVNGEEAVAAYKTIRDSAIFTNKRLIVRDAQGLTGKKVEIYSLPYASINMWSTENAGSFLDLNAEVELWTRAGHIKIHLKKGVDIRKFDKLIANAIL, from the coding sequence ATGGCTGCTACGCAAGGAATATTAGAGTGGACCCTTATTTCTGAATGCCCAATTCCAAACGATGTTGATGATTTATTGGTCAATGGGGAAGAGGCCGTTGCTGCTTACAAAACAATCCGAGATAGTGCAATCTTTACGAACAAGAGATTAATTGTTAGGGATGCACAAGGTTTAACAGGTAAAAAGGTCGAGATTTATTCCCTTCCATATGCATCTATCAACATGTGGTCTACAGAAAATGCAGGAAGTTTTCTAGATTTGAATGCAGAAGTCGAGCTTTGGACTAGAGCGGGACATATTAAGATTCATTTAAAAAAAGGTGTAGATATAAGGAAATTCGATAAGCTAATTGCCAATGCCATTTTGTAA
- a CDS encoding SLC13 family permease yields the protein MQQNVEIQRKQKMHLNLGILKKDRVFTLSLLLAFASCFVQTPKLEYINLHVMVSLFNLMIAIKALEELKVLDKFAITILNKSRNSRTVSSILISLCFVSSMFVTNDVALLTFVPLTLIISKKTDISLSETIILQTIAANIGSSLTPMGNPQNLFLFSHFGMKALDFFATILLIAAVGIGLLIIFTSKLPKSEIKIELPSIIIANRKEAWIWGILLAVIIASIFGFISYLHSFLITVMAAIILNRKLLLKIDYLLLITFICFFVFIGNLSSLKAVHTVASAGLQDSTSVFFSSIFLSQFVSNVPAAILLANFTADWRSLLLGVNIGGLGTLVASLASVISYKLFVQAKPLEAKKYLVKFSIYNLAFLIILCGIQYALFLLF from the coding sequence GTGCAACAAAATGTTGAAATCCAAAGAAAGCAAAAAATGCATCTAAACCTTGGCATTTTGAAAAAGGATAGAGTGTTCACCCTTTCCCTTTTGTTGGCCTTCGCAAGCTGTTTTGTGCAAACGCCAAAGCTTGAATATATTAATCTTCATGTCATGGTCAGTTTATTTAACCTAATGATTGCCATAAAGGCTCTTGAAGAACTGAAGGTACTGGATAAATTTGCGATTACGATCTTAAATAAAAGTCGTAACAGCCGAACGGTGTCATCTATTCTTATCTCTCTTTGCTTTGTGAGCTCTATGTTCGTGACAAACGATGTGGCTTTACTTACATTTGTTCCGCTTACCCTTATCATTAGTAAAAAAACTGACATTTCTTTATCCGAGACGATTATCCTTCAGACGATTGCGGCCAATATCGGCAGCAGCCTTACACCTATGGGTAATCCACAAAATCTGTTTCTCTTTTCCCATTTTGGTATGAAGGCTTTGGACTTTTTTGCGACCATCCTGCTGATCGCTGCTGTTGGCATCGGTTTGTTGATTATTTTTACAAGTAAACTACCAAAAAGCGAAATAAAAATAGAGCTTCCTTCTATTATTATAGCGAATCGAAAGGAAGCATGGATATGGGGCATCCTATTAGCAGTGATTATCGCTTCCATATTTGGTTTCATCAGCTATCTCCATTCGTTTTTGATTACTGTGATGGCTGCGATTATTCTCAACCGGAAATTATTATTGAAAATTGATTATTTACTGCTCATCACGTTTATCTGCTTTTTTGTTTTTATCGGAAATCTTTCGAGCCTTAAAGCCGTTCATACTGTTGCAAGTGCTGGGCTTCAGGATAGCACGTCAGTGTTTTTCAGTTCGATTTTTCTCAGCCAATTTGTCAGCAATGTTCCGGCAGCCATTCTACTTGCGAACTTTACCGCCGATTGGCGGTCACTGCTGCTTGGTGTAAATATTGGGGGTCTTGGAACCCTTGTTGCATCGCTTGCTAGTGTCATATCTTATAAGCTATTTGTGCAGGCTAAACCGCTTGAAGCAAAGAAATATCTAGTCAAATTTAGTATATATAACCTCGCGTTTTTAATCATTCTGTGTGGTATTCAGTATGCGTTATTTTTATTGTTTTAA
- a CDS encoding TVP38/TMEM64 family protein, producing the protein MLKLRLIFYYTTAGIALGYLFCMLLFFNVALEMMLGLGLVMFIFTGFGLMVAIAKTRLDWKYLFFYLELAVILIALFSGRIQQFLYITKETLGFTNPVSEIRPIFIIAAIIINLVNFYIVRTIGKYQKEYTKEERKALKAQQLKLSDLREEQDAEEMAKVKKRRKQGRIVAVVGIAIFMICYFAIPSLNNGLNHAFSTISKLDTEIVIEYLRSYGKLAIVVSFTLMVLQSIAAPIPAFLITLSNAAIFGWWQGAILSWASAMAGAALCFFIARVLGRDVVEKLTSKGAMESVDVFFEKYGNRTILVCRLLPFVSFDFVSYAAGLTNMRFWSFFLATGIGQLPATLVYSYVGGTLTGGAQKLFVGLLTLFALSILIGVAKKVYKDKQNGKIKEEMV; encoded by the coding sequence TTGTTAAAATTAAGACTCATTTTTTACTATACTACTGCAGGAATAGCACTAGGCTATCTGTTCTGTATGCTGCTGTTTTTTAACGTAGCATTGGAAATGATGCTAGGACTAGGATTAGTCATGTTTATTTTTACAGGCTTCGGACTAATGGTCGCTATTGCTAAGACAAGACTTGATTGGAAGTATTTATTTTTTTACCTTGAGCTGGCGGTTATTCTGATTGCTTTATTTTCAGGAAGAATACAACAGTTCTTATATATTACAAAAGAAACGCTTGGATTCACAAATCCTGTATCAGAGATACGACCGATTTTCATTATAGCTGCAATTATAATCAATTTAGTGAACTTCTATATTGTACGTACGATAGGAAAGTACCAAAAGGAATATACGAAGGAAGAAAGAAAAGCTTTAAAAGCACAACAGTTAAAACTAAGTGACTTAAGGGAAGAACAAGATGCAGAGGAAATGGCAAAAGTTAAGAAAAGAAGAAAACAGGGAAGAATCGTTGCCGTTGTTGGAATCGCTATTTTTATGATTTGCTACTTTGCCATTCCTTCTCTTAATAATGGATTAAATCATGCATTTAGTACGATATCAAAGCTAGATACAGAAATCGTCATTGAATATTTGCGCTCATACGGTAAATTAGCTATAGTCGTATCATTTACACTTATGGTTCTTCAATCTATTGCTGCACCCATTCCTGCGTTCCTCATCACCCTTTCAAATGCAGCGATATTTGGATGGTGGCAAGGAGCCATACTTTCTTGGGCGTCTGCCATGGCGGGGGCTGCACTATGCTTCTTTATCGCGAGAGTACTAGGTAGAGATGTTGTAGAAAAGCTAACGAGTAAGGGTGCAATGGAAAGTGTAGATGTTTTCTTCGAAAAATATGGAAATCGTACCATATTAGTTTGTAGATTATTACCGTTTGTTTCCTTTGATTTTGTAAGTTACGCGGCAGGTCTAACGAATATGAGATTTTGGTCATTCTTCCTAGCAACAGGGATAGGTCAATTACCTGCGACCCTCGTGTATTCATATGTTGGAGGGACACTTACAGGTGGAGCTCAGAAATTGTTTGTTGGATTATTAACATTGTTTGCTTTATCGATTCTAATAGGTGTGGCAAAGAAAGTATATAAAGATAAACAAAATGGTAAGATAAAAGAAGAAATGGTTTAA
- a CDS encoding YdjY domain-containing protein, with translation MKFNKKTIISVLLIIIMMVFAGCSSNDGGNSGEANAKSPDHVGGVSLENPIKVDKEAGTVTVLSQVNGKYFTEATRHASVFRDGSNGAKSVFTSYGTHEDFYNALVEIGAEPGNNMTPDNASTTKVEGTPIDLTVTWNGADKEYDINEVINDSNGNKITFKFGGNHDRSMEKHTGCLTCLDSCPVGIISNSAYSYGAVENTKEVEFTGNQEVLPEDGTYVATVYSIAK, from the coding sequence ATGAAATTTAACAAAAAAACCATCATTTCAGTGTTACTAATTATTATCATGATGGTATTTGCAGGATGTAGCTCTAACGATGGAGGGAATTCAGGTGAAGCGAATGCAAAATCACCCGATCATGTAGGTGGTGTATCACTAGAAAATCCGATAAAAGTTGACAAAGAGGCCGGTACGGTAACGGTTCTTTCTCAAGTAAATGGGAAGTATTTTACAGAGGCAACACGTCACGCTTCAGTATTCAGGGATGGATCGAATGGAGCGAAATCTGTCTTTACATCATATGGAACGCATGAAGACTTCTATAATGCACTTGTAGAAATAGGTGCTGAGCCAGGAAACAACATGACGCCTGATAATGCCTCAACAACTAAAGTTGAAGGGACACCGATTGATTTAACGGTTACTTGGAATGGCGCTGATAAGGAATATGATATTAATGAAGTAATTAATGATAGCAATGGAAACAAAATCACCTTCAAATTTGGTGGAAATCATGATCGTTCAATGGAAAAACATACTGGATGCCTAACTTGTCTTGACAGCTGCCCAGTTGGAATCATATCCAACTCTGCTTATTCCTATGGTGCAGTGGAAAATACGAAAGAAGTTGAATTTACTGGAAATCAAGAGGTGCTACCTGAAGACGGAACTTATGTCGCTACAGTCTATTCCATTGCAAAATAA
- a CDS encoding penicillin-binding protein 1A yields the protein MAENESRMERRKKVKKQQPKSQKRVWKKMLYTTFVIGTLMFIIGAGAFLWIIKDAPKFDETLLKAPLSSTLYASDEKTIIAEIGTEKRDAVKVEQIPDVLKDAVIATEDARFYKHHGIDVKRTLVAIFNIITSGSFEGGGGSTITQQLVKNSFLSIEQTPTRKIQEWYLALQLERRFSKDQILEMYFNKNLYGGDVYGVAKAAERFFGLGPDELDQLTLEQAALLAGIPQSPNRYIPTEDDNLEKAEKRRNMVLQYMNRHGYLSKSEMTEAQSTPIEETLNIQMPKTNHYQAFVNTVIKEVQVKTDTNIFEDGLEIYTTIDPEIQQITEDVLSTNNYVSFPDHDNLQSAVVITDTQTGAIKAIGGGRNYQNGGYNFATMMKRQPGSTIKPILDYGPAIDNHKWSTGHLLKDEEYQYANGTPIRNANRKYAGNRSIRDHLAWSRNIPALKAFQAVGVDDATDFARSLGFPITDEQKVNEANAIGGIDAASPVVMAGAYAAFGNGGYYVEPHTVTKIIYQDGIEQNLEPEKNKVMEDYTAFLITDMLRTAVDSGTGKQANIPNLDLAGKTGTTNFDKQTEAKYGLPGNAVKDAWFVGYTPQYTGAVWTGYGKTTSAHDYLNSTSENFSKLIFQAILSKTATSSEKFKQPKSVAKSGNEYYVIGGEKPKAPKPNEPTNVSAQYDEASDSILLSWTYASNDHSDLTFDISYIADGGDTIILTSTSELQAVLQSPEKGKEYTFTIVAVSEDTKSNPTSTSITVGEKEEAPNSPSNVQAIYDKSTNVIVISWASNQDATKNVQYTITYSVNGHTRTLASTSQLQAILNSPQPGSNYVFTITASNQAGKSEPIQTSVTVEEKDHSDTNPVDNSIPSDNDREETP from the coding sequence ATGGCTGAAAATGAATCACGCATGGAGCGAAGGAAAAAAGTAAAAAAGCAACAACCAAAGTCCCAAAAAAGAGTTTGGAAAAAAATGTTATACACTACCTTTGTCATTGGTACTTTGATGTTTATTATTGGAGCAGGAGCATTCTTATGGATTATCAAAGATGCGCCGAAGTTTGATGAAACGTTGTTAAAGGCACCTTTATCATCCACGTTATATGCTAGTGATGAAAAGACGATTATTGCTGAAATTGGCACAGAAAAACGGGATGCTGTGAAGGTGGAACAGATACCGGACGTATTGAAGGATGCGGTGATTGCCACAGAGGATGCTCGTTTCTATAAGCATCATGGAATCGATGTGAAACGCACCTTAGTAGCGATTTTTAACATCATCACTTCTGGTTCCTTTGAGGGGGGCGGGGGTAGTACGATTACCCAGCAGCTTGTGAAAAATTCCTTTTTATCGATTGAACAAACACCGACAAGGAAAATCCAAGAATGGTATTTAGCACTTCAATTAGAGAGACGATTTTCCAAAGATCAAATATTAGAAATGTATTTTAATAAAAATTTATATGGCGGGGATGTATATGGCGTAGCCAAAGCGGCAGAGCGTTTCTTTGGATTAGGTCCTGATGAGCTTGACCAGCTAACACTTGAGCAGGCCGCACTATTAGCTGGGATTCCCCAAAGTCCAAACCGATACATACCAACCGAGGATGATAATTTAGAGAAAGCTGAAAAAAGAAGAAATATGGTGCTTCAATATATGAATCGGCATGGATATCTTTCAAAATCGGAAATGACGGAAGCGCAAAGCACCCCGATTGAAGAGACTCTGAATATTCAAATGCCAAAGACCAATCACTATCAAGCTTTTGTTAATACTGTTATCAAAGAGGTACAGGTAAAAACAGATACCAATATTTTTGAAGACGGCCTGGAAATCTATACAACCATTGACCCGGAAATTCAACAAATTACGGAGGATGTGCTTTCAACCAATAACTATGTCAGTTTTCCAGATCATGATAACCTGCAGTCTGCTGTTGTCATAACAGATACACAAACCGGAGCAATTAAAGCGATTGGTGGAGGTAGAAATTATCAAAACGGTGGATATAACTTTGCAACGATGATGAAACGGCAGCCGGGGTCAACAATAAAGCCGATTCTTGATTATGGACCAGCGATTGACAATCATAAATGGTCGACTGGACATCTGTTAAAGGATGAGGAATATCAGTATGCAAATGGAACTCCAATTCGAAATGCCAATCGTAAATATGCCGGAAATAGGAGCATTCGGGATCATCTAGCATGGTCGAGAAATATTCCCGCATTAAAGGCCTTTCAAGCAGTAGGGGTGGACGATGCCACTGATTTTGCCAGAAGTCTGGGATTTCCGATTACCGACGAGCAAAAAGTTAATGAAGCCAACGCCATTGGCGGCATTGACGCTGCCTCACCGGTTGTGATGGCTGGTGCATATGCTGCCTTTGGGAATGGCGGTTACTATGTTGAACCACATACGGTGACAAAAATTATCTATCAGGATGGAATCGAGCAAAATCTCGAACCTGAGAAGAATAAGGTGATGGAGGATTACACGGCCTTCCTCATTACTGATATGCTTCGTACCGCTGTCGATTCAGGTACGGGGAAGCAGGCGAATATTCCAAATCTAGACCTTGCCGGAAAAACGGGAACAACAAACTTTGATAAACAAACAGAAGCAAAATACGGCTTACCAGGCAATGCAGTAAAGGATGCTTGGTTTGTAGGCTATACTCCGCAATATACGGGAGCCGTCTGGACAGGCTATGGTAAAACAACATCAGCTCACGACTATTTAAACAGCACGAGTGAGAATTTTTCAAAGTTAATCTTTCAAGCGATTCTGTCAAAGACAGCAACGAGTTCTGAAAAGTTCAAACAACCAAAAAGTGTGGCGAAATCAGGGAATGAATACTATGTAATAGGTGGAGAAAAGCCGAAGGCGCCTAAGCCCAATGAACCAACGAATGTATCCGCCCAATATGACGAAGCTTCAGATAGTATTTTATTATCTTGGACGTATGCATCTAATGATCATTCAGACCTAACATTTGATATCTCTTATATAGCAGATGGAGGAGATACGATAATATTAACATCAACAAGTGAGCTACAGGCTGTGTTACAAAGTCCGGAAAAAGGAAAAGAATATACCTTTACTATTGTTGCTGTTTCCGAAGATACAAAAAGTAACCCAACTTCAACATCCATAACGGTTGGGGAAAAAGAGGAAGCTCCTAATAGCCCAAGTAATGTACAAGCAATTTATGATAAAAGCACAAATGTAATTGTGATTAGTTGGGCTTCCAACCAGGATGCTACTAAAAATGTCCAATATACCATTACCTATTCTGTTAATGGTCATACGCGAACGTTAGCCTCAACCTCACAATTACAGGCTATACTTAATAGCCCTCAGCCAGGGAGTAACTATGTCTTTACGATAACAGCATCAAATCAGGCAGGGAAAAGTGAACCCATACAAACTTCCGTTACAGTTGAAGAAAAGGATCATAGTGATACGAATCCTGTAGATAACAGCATACCCTCAGACAATGATCGTGAGGAAACTCCTTAG